One Pectobacterium colocasium DNA segment encodes these proteins:
- a CDS encoding nicotinamide mononucleotide deamidase-related protein YfaY, whose protein sequence is MLRVEMLCTGDEVLHGQIIDTNAAWLADYLFQQGLPMTSRMTVGDDLDALVTAITQRSQIADILIVNGGLGPTSDDLSALAAATAAGERLVEHAEWLARMEAFFAERGRVMAPSNRKQAQIPASAEMVDNPVGTACGFALKLNKCLMFFTPGVPSEFKVMVDQQIMPRLRERFTVADAPLCLRLTTFGRSESDLASQLDGMALPPGVVLGYRSSMPIIELKLTGPAAQQEKMMQLWETVRAVAGENTLFEGTEGLPTQLARRLAERDMTLAVSEHFTAGLLNWQLQSANTPLAGGELLANVEDVSLSGIADYARHLAERQGASLALVVGNRNDAELSLALHTPEGSFAQTIQFNVQRYSLKTHQEVVAMLAMNMLRRWLNGWSVYGGHGWITVLDTL, encoded by the coding sequence ATGCTTAGGGTCGAGATGTTATGTACCGGCGATGAAGTGCTGCATGGTCAGATTATTGATACCAATGCGGCCTGGCTGGCGGATTATTTGTTTCAACAGGGATTACCGATGACCAGCCGGATGACGGTGGGGGACGATCTCGATGCGCTGGTGACCGCGATAACGCAGCGTAGCCAGATCGCCGATATCCTGATTGTTAACGGCGGGCTGGGGCCGACCAGCGACGATCTCAGCGCGTTGGCGGCGGCCACCGCAGCAGGCGAAAGGCTAGTTGAACATGCGGAATGGCTGGCGCGTATGGAGGCCTTTTTTGCCGAACGTGGCAGAGTGATGGCACCCAGCAACCGCAAACAGGCGCAAATCCCCGCCAGTGCGGAAATGGTGGATAACCCGGTGGGCACCGCCTGTGGTTTCGCGCTGAAACTGAATAAATGCCTGATGTTTTTTACGCCGGGCGTGCCATCTGAATTTAAGGTCATGGTCGATCAGCAGATTATGCCGCGCTTGCGCGAACGTTTTACTGTCGCAGATGCGCCGCTGTGCCTGCGTTTGACCACCTTTGGCCGTTCTGAAAGCGATCTGGCAAGTCAGCTGGATGGCATGGCGTTACCGCCGGGCGTGGTGCTGGGTTACCGCTCTTCTATGCCGATCATTGAGCTGAAGCTGACCGGTCCAGCCGCACAGCAGGAAAAGATGATGCAGCTGTGGGAAACGGTGCGCGCCGTGGCCGGAGAAAATACCCTTTTTGAAGGAACGGAAGGGCTTCCTACACAGCTGGCAAGGCGTCTGGCTGAACGTGATATGACGCTGGCAGTGAGTGAACACTTCACGGCGGGATTGCTTAACTGGCAGCTTCAATCGGCAAATACGCCGCTGGCAGGCGGGGAACTGCTGGCAAACGTTGAGGATGTTAGCCTGTCTGGGATAGCGGACTATGCTCGCCATTTGGCGGAGCGTCAGGGCGCGTCGTTAGCATTGGTCGTGGGGAATAGGAACGATGCCGAGCTATCACTGGCGCTACATACGCCGGAAGGATCTTTCGCCCAAACGATACAGTTCAACGTACAGCGCTACAGCCTGAAAACCCATCAGGAGGTCGTTGCGATGCTGGCGATGAATATGCTACGCCGCTGGCTAAACGGCTGGTCAGTGTACGGCGGCCACGGCTGGATCACGGTGCTGGATACGTTGTAG
- the tesA gene encoding multifunctional acyl-CoA thioesterase I/protease I/lysophospholipase L1 produces the protein MMNFKNVFYVRSFAWRSTRWAGLRKHVFVLLLLGLCSVRAFAADTLLILGDSLSAGYQMPIANAWPTLLNTQWQTQKKGVAVVNASISGDTTAQALARLPALLQQHQPRWVLIELGGNDGLRGFPAPNIEQDLTKIITLVKQANAQPLLMQIRLPTNYGRRYTESFSNIYPKLAEQFALPLLPFFMEQVYLKPEWMMEDGIHPTRDAQPFIAEWMAKQLEPLVNHES, from the coding sequence ATGATGAACTTCAAGAATGTTTTCTACGTGCGCAGTTTCGCTTGGCGTAGCACTCGCTGGGCTGGTCTTCGCAAACATGTTTTCGTCCTTTTGCTTCTGGGATTATGCAGCGTACGCGCTTTCGCCGCTGACACATTATTAATTCTGGGCGATAGCCTCAGTGCGGGCTATCAGATGCCGATCGCTAACGCATGGCCAACGCTATTGAACACACAGTGGCAGACGCAGAAAAAAGGCGTCGCGGTGGTTAACGCCAGTATTAGTGGAGACACCACCGCGCAAGCACTGGCGCGTCTTCCTGCCCTGTTGCAACAGCATCAGCCGCGTTGGGTATTGATTGAACTGGGCGGCAATGATGGCCTTCGGGGATTTCCGGCCCCTAACATTGAGCAAGATCTGACGAAAATCATCACGCTGGTCAAACAGGCTAACGCTCAGCCGCTGCTCATGCAGATCCGTTTGCCGACCAACTATGGCCGTCGCTACACCGAGTCATTCAGCAATATCTACCCCAAATTAGCGGAGCAGTTTGCGCTTCCGCTGCTGCCTTTCTTTATGGAGCAGGTGTATCTTAAACCGGAGTGGATGATGGAAGATGGCATCCATCCAACCCGGGATGCCCAACCGTTTATCGCAGAATGGATGGCGAAGCAGCTGGAACCCTTAGTTAACCATGAGTCTTAA
- the speG gene encoding spermidine N1-acetyltransferase translates to MSGTSNSVRLRPLERDDLTFVHQLDNNASVMRYWFEEPYEAFVELSDLYDKHIHDQSERRFIIEHEQTKVGLVELVEINHIHRRAEFQIIIDPAYQGHGYASAAAKLAMDYGFSVLNLYKLYLIVDKENKKAIHIYSKLGFEVEGELIHEFFINGEYRNTIRMCIFQHQYLAKHKTVTGTGGEAPGSAISQ, encoded by the coding sequence ATGTCCGGTACGAGCAATTCCGTTCGGCTACGACCGCTGGAGCGGGACGATCTCACTTTCGTTCATCAATTGGATAACAATGCCAGTGTGATGCGTTATTGGTTTGAAGAGCCTTACGAGGCCTTTGTCGAACTCAGCGATCTGTACGACAAGCATATTCATGACCAGAGCGAGCGGCGCTTCATTATTGAACATGAGCAGACCAAGGTTGGTCTCGTTGAGCTGGTGGAGATCAACCATATTCACCGTCGCGCGGAATTTCAGATCATCATCGACCCTGCCTATCAAGGCCACGGCTACGCCAGCGCGGCAGCCAAACTGGCGATGGATTACGGCTTTTCAGTATTGAACCTCTACAAGCTGTATTTGATTGTGGATAAGGAAAACAAGAAAGCGATCCACATCTACAGCAAGCTAGGGTTTGAGGTAGAAGGCGAATTGATCCACGAGTTTTTCATCAACGGTGAATACCGCAACACGATCCGCATGTGCATTTTCCAGCACCAATATCTGGCGAAGCACAAAACCGTGACGGGAACCGGCGGCGAAGCCCCGGGGAGTGCTATCAGTCAGTAA
- a CDS encoding TonB-dependent siderophore receptor → MNKFAIKKTPLRHSWPLLALLPFSIQAAIVNNKTVDGKEDTMVVNATTGDQAGKETGYQPHKTVTGTRTESRLLDVPQAVNVVPTQVLKDRAVRNIDEALYNVSGITQSNTLGGTQDAIIKRGFGDNRDGSIFRDGVRSIQARNFTPSSERVEVLKGPASMLYGMGEPGGVINIISKKPELVQKTHIEGWGSSFKGGGGQLDVTGPLGTSGLAYRMVVDHDETDYWRNFGRNRQTTLAPSLMWYGEDTTVRVSYEHMEYLTPFDRGTIIDPKTGKPVNTPRDRRFDESYNATRGDQDSVTMQVDRNLNDRWKSSLTYSYNRNRYSDNQARAMSYDTNTGILTRRADATAYAHSQAQIVQLTVNGDVDWGRINHQLLFGFDYEADRTFRGDMIRGTNNTAFNIYNPVYGQLAASTRVIASESDQRENIDSKAFFMQDTIRLNDRWQLLGGLRYDTFDVMAGKGRPFVTRTDSTYSRVVPRAGIIYSLTTYSSLYASYSESFKPNSSIATQIGSLPPELGRSYELGAKWDLPNRITGNVALFDIEKQNVMVDELINGQTVTRTAGSVRSQGVELDLAGNITDSLSLIGSYAYTDARVTADPKNEGKRMSNAARHTASLFLTQDFGNIGLASGDDLRAGAGARYVSRRAGDAANTFYLDDYTVADAFVAYSLPLNGYKVKWQLNVKNLFDQTYYPSSGNNLRVAIGEPRQVVLRASVDF, encoded by the coding sequence ATGAATAAGTTTGCTATAAAAAAGACCCCGTTACGCCACAGCTGGCCGCTGCTGGCACTGTTGCCGTTTAGCATTCAGGCAGCCATTGTTAATAACAAAACTGTTGATGGCAAAGAAGACACGATGGTGGTGAACGCCACGACGGGCGATCAAGCAGGAAAAGAAACAGGCTATCAGCCCCATAAAACGGTAACAGGAACCCGTACCGAAAGCCGTCTGCTGGATGTGCCACAGGCGGTCAACGTCGTCCCCACGCAAGTGCTTAAAGATCGTGCAGTTCGCAATATTGATGAAGCACTGTATAACGTCAGCGGTATTACACAGTCGAATACGCTGGGGGGCACGCAAGATGCCATCATCAAACGCGGCTTCGGCGATAACCGCGACGGCTCGATCTTTCGTGACGGCGTGCGCTCTATTCAGGCACGCAACTTTACCCCCAGCAGCGAACGCGTCGAAGTGTTGAAAGGCCCAGCTTCCATGCTCTATGGCATGGGCGAACCCGGCGGCGTCATCAATATCATCAGTAAAAAACCCGAGCTGGTACAGAAAACACACATTGAAGGCTGGGGAAGCAGTTTCAAAGGCGGCGGCGGACAGTTGGATGTCACCGGCCCATTAGGCACATCCGGTTTGGCTTACCGTATGGTGGTCGATCATGATGAAACCGACTACTGGCGCAACTTCGGGCGTAATCGCCAAACGACACTTGCACCGTCATTGATGTGGTACGGTGAAGACACCACCGTGCGTGTATCCTACGAACATATGGAATACCTGACGCCTTTCGATCGCGGCACCATTATCGATCCGAAGACGGGCAAGCCGGTTAATACGCCGCGCGATCGTCGCTTTGATGAAAGCTACAATGCGACACGCGGCGATCAGGACAGCGTCACCATGCAGGTTGATCGCAACCTGAATGACCGCTGGAAAAGTAGCCTGACCTACTCGTACAACCGCAACCGCTACAGCGACAATCAGGCGCGGGCGATGAGCTATGACACTAATACCGGAATACTAACGCGCCGAGCCGATGCCACCGCTTACGCGCATTCCCAGGCGCAGATTGTGCAGCTTACCGTAAATGGTGATGTGGACTGGGGGCGTATCAATCACCAGTTATTGTTTGGCTTTGATTACGAAGCGGACAGAACATTCCGTGGTGATATGATCCGTGGGACAAACAATACGGCCTTCAATATCTATAACCCCGTTTATGGTCAGTTAGCCGCCTCCACACGCGTCATCGCCTCAGAGAGCGATCAGCGTGAAAATATCGACAGCAAAGCGTTCTTTATGCAAGACACCATTCGTCTTAACGATCGCTGGCAATTGCTGGGTGGTCTGCGTTATGACACCTTCGATGTGATGGCGGGTAAAGGTCGTCCATTTGTCACGCGAACAGATAGTACCTACAGTCGCGTCGTCCCACGTGCAGGCATCATCTACAGCCTGACGACCTATTCATCCCTTTACGCCAGCTACAGTGAATCATTTAAACCCAACTCCTCTATTGCAACGCAAATCGGCTCGCTACCACCAGAATTAGGGCGTTCTTACGAACTCGGTGCCAAATGGGATCTGCCCAACCGTATTACGGGTAACGTAGCCTTGTTCGATATTGAAAAACAAAACGTGATGGTCGATGAGCTCATCAATGGCCAGACGGTAACGCGCACCGCAGGCTCCGTACGTTCACAAGGCGTTGAACTGGATCTGGCAGGCAACATTACCGATTCATTAAGTCTGATCGGCTCTTACGCCTATACCGATGCTCGCGTCACCGCCGATCCGAAAAATGAAGGCAAACGGATGAGCAACGCTGCCCGTCATACCGCCTCGCTATTCCTAACACAGGATTTTGGCAATATTGGCCTGGCATCTGGTGACGATCTCCGCGCCGGAGCAGGTGCACGCTACGTTAGCCGTCGCGCGGGCGATGCAGCAAATACCTTTTATCTCGATGACTACACCGTTGCCGATGCGTTTGTCGCCTATAGCCTGCCGCTCAACGGCTACAAGGTGAAATGGCAGCTCAACGTGAAAAACCTGTTCGATCAAACCTATTACCCGTCAAGCGGTAATAATCTACGTGTCGCCATCGGCGAACCGCGTCAGGTGGTGCTGCGCGCCAGCGTCGATTTCTAA
- the ybbP gene encoding putative ABC transporter permease subunit YbbP, whose translation MIWRWFWREWRSPSLLIVWLALTLAVACVLALGTISDRMEKGLSQQSRDFLAGDRVLRASRPVAEAWLQDAQQRGLTLSRQISFMTMTFAGDTPQLAQVKATDQRYPLYGNLQTRPEGLHAEAGTVLVAPRLLALLGLKVGDMLDVGDTSLRISGELIQEPDAGFNPFETAPRILMNLDDVEKTGAIQPGGRITWRYMFSGNEKQISDFGNFIKPQLKPDQRWYGMEDSEGALSQSLKRSQQFLLLSALLTLLLSIAAVAVAMGHYCRSRYDLVAILKTLGAGKQALRRLIIGQWLSVLGLAAICGSVLGLGFEALLMKMLAPVLPASLPASGLWPWVWALGSLVLISLLVGLRPYRLLLATQPLRVLRQDVVANVWSLRYYLPIVLLIVVGLLAVLSGGGVLLWSLLGGMAVLSLLLGVIGWGGLLLLRRLTVKRLALRLAINRLLRQPWSTLSQLAAFSLSFMLLALLLVMRGDLLERWQQQLPPGSPNYFLLNITKEQVPQIEDFLSQHDVTPEQFFPIIRARLTEINQQVATEVIHEDDPGGNTVNRELNLTWMNGIPPHNVLVEGDAPKAGEVSMEAKEAKEMGIKIGDTLTFTGDTQPFSATVTSFRQVDWESLRPNFFFIFPVGALDNQPQSWLTSFRYDGDEKMITQLNRQFPTVSVLDIGSILRQVGQVLQQVSRALEIMVILVLFCGVLLLLAQIQVGMRQRRQELMVYRTLGAGLRLLRTTLWCEFAVLGLVAGTAAAIGAESALWLLQRKVFNFAWEPNVTMWITLPLIAAFLLSLCGGWLGLRLLRGKALFRQFAG comes from the coding sequence ATGATCTGGCGGTGGTTCTGGCGCGAATGGCGCTCTCCTTCCTTACTGATTGTCTGGCTGGCGTTAACGCTGGCGGTGGCCTGCGTGTTGGCGCTGGGCACCATCAGCGATCGCATGGAAAAAGGGCTCAGCCAGCAGAGTCGTGATTTTCTGGCGGGTGATCGCGTGTTGCGTGCCTCGCGGCCCGTGGCGGAAGCCTGGCTTCAGGACGCGCAGCAGCGCGGGCTGACGCTCAGCCGACAAATTTCCTTTATGACCATGACGTTCGCGGGCGACACGCCGCAGCTGGCGCAGGTTAAAGCCACCGACCAGCGCTATCCGCTGTACGGTAATTTGCAGACGCGTCCGGAAGGGCTGCATGCGGAAGCGGGAACGGTGCTGGTAGCGCCGCGCCTGCTGGCGCTACTCGGGCTGAAAGTCGGTGACATGCTGGACGTCGGCGATACCTCGCTGCGCATTAGCGGCGAACTGATTCAGGAACCGGATGCGGGCTTCAATCCGTTTGAGACCGCGCCGCGTATTCTGATGAATCTGGACGATGTCGAGAAAACCGGGGCGATTCAGCCGGGGGGACGCATTACCTGGCGCTACATGTTTTCCGGCAATGAGAAGCAGATTAGTGACTTCGGTAACTTCATCAAACCCCAGCTTAAGCCCGATCAGCGCTGGTATGGCATGGAAGATTCTGAAGGCGCATTAAGCCAGTCGTTAAAACGGTCGCAGCAGTTCCTGTTGCTGTCGGCGCTGCTGACGCTGTTGTTGTCTATCGCCGCGGTGGCGGTGGCGATGGGGCACTACTGTCGTAGCCGCTATGATTTGGTCGCCATTCTAAAAACGCTGGGTGCAGGCAAACAGGCACTGAGGCGATTAATCATCGGGCAGTGGCTTTCCGTGCTGGGCTTGGCGGCGATTTGTGGCAGCGTACTTGGCTTAGGGTTTGAAGCGCTGTTGATGAAAATGCTGGCACCCGTGCTGCCTGCCTCGTTGCCCGCTTCCGGGCTGTGGCCGTGGGTATGGGCGCTGGGATCGCTGGTGCTGATCTCGCTGCTGGTTGGGCTACGCCCTTATCGGCTGCTGCTGGCGACACAGCCACTGCGCGTATTGCGTCAGGATGTGGTAGCGAACGTGTGGTCGCTGCGCTATTACCTGCCGATCGTCCTGCTTATTGTCGTCGGGCTGCTGGCGGTATTGTCCGGTGGCGGCGTGCTGCTGTGGTCACTGCTCGGCGGAATGGCAGTGCTGTCGCTACTGTTGGGCGTCATTGGCTGGGGCGGTTTGCTGCTATTACGGCGTCTGACGGTTAAACGGCTGGCGCTACGTCTGGCCATTAACCGATTGCTGCGCCAGCCATGGTCGACGCTCAGCCAGTTGGCCGCCTTTTCGCTGTCCTTCATGCTCTTGGCGCTGCTGCTGGTGATGCGCGGTGATTTGCTGGAGCGCTGGCAACAGCAATTGCCGCCGGGTAGCCCGAACTATTTCCTGCTGAATATCACGAAGGAACAGGTGCCACAAATAGAGGATTTCCTCTCTCAGCATGACGTGACGCCGGAGCAATTCTTCCCGATTATTCGTGCGCGGCTAACGGAGATTAATCAGCAGGTTGCGACAGAAGTGATCCACGAGGACGATCCGGGCGGCAACACGGTGAACCGTGAACTGAACCTAACCTGGATGAACGGGATTCCACCGCACAACGTACTGGTGGAAGGCGACGCGCCGAAGGCGGGCGAAGTCTCGATGGAAGCAAAAGAAGCCAAAGAGATGGGGATCAAGATTGGCGATACGCTGACCTTTACCGGCGACACGCAGCCGTTTAGCGCCACAGTCACCAGCTTCCGTCAGGTCGACTGGGAAAGTCTGCGTCCGAATTTCTTCTTTATTTTCCCCGTGGGTGCGCTGGATAACCAGCCACAGTCTTGGCTGACCAGCTTCCGTTACGACGGCGATGAAAAGATGATTACGCAGTTGAACCGCCAATTTCCGACGGTGAGCGTGCTGGATATCGGCAGTATTCTGCGTCAGGTTGGGCAGGTCTTGCAGCAGGTAAGCCGCGCGTTGGAGATTATGGTCATTCTGGTACTGTTCTGTGGCGTACTGCTGTTGTTGGCACAGATCCAGGTCGGGATGCGTCAGCGACGTCAGGAACTGATGGTATACCGCACGTTGGGGGCCGGGTTACGCCTGCTGCGCACCACGTTGTGGTGTGAGTTTGCTGTTCTGGGACTGGTGGCGGGAACGGCAGCGGCGATTGGTGCAGAATCGGCGCTGTGGCTGTTGCAGCGTAAGGTCTTCAACTTCGCCTGGGAACCGAACGTCACGATGTGGATAACGCTCCCGTTAATTGCGGCGTTCCTGCTGTCGCTCTGCGGCGGCTGGCTGGGGCTACGGCTATTACGCGGCAAAGCACTGTTCCGCCAGTTCGCGGGGTAA
- a CDS encoding SDR family oxidoreductase, which yields MQKTVFITGCSSGIGLIAAQDLQKRGYRVIAACRRAEDVARLTTLGLEAITLDLDDSASVEQAAAEVIRLTDNRLYGLFNNAGYGLYGPLNTISRQQLEQQFSSNLFGTHQLTQLLLPAMLPHGEGRIIQTSSVLGLVSTPGRGAYAASKYALEAWSDALRMELHGSGLHVSLIEPGPISTRFTSNVAQTQTDKPVTNPGIAKRFTLPPEAILPKLHHALESSRPKLRYPVTLVAHALTWLRRLLPGCLLDKVLRG from the coding sequence ATGCAAAAAACGGTCTTCATTACGGGTTGCTCCAGCGGTATTGGCCTGATTGCCGCTCAGGATCTGCAAAAGCGCGGCTATCGCGTGATTGCCGCCTGCCGCCGCGCAGAGGATGTCGCGCGTCTTACCACGCTGGGTCTGGAAGCGATTACGCTCGATCTGGATGACAGCGCCAGCGTTGAGCAAGCGGCTGCGGAGGTGATCAGACTGACCGATAACCGCCTGTACGGTTTGTTTAATAACGCCGGATACGGCCTATATGGCCCGCTGAATACCATTTCGCGCCAGCAGCTTGAACAGCAATTTTCCAGCAATCTATTCGGCACGCATCAACTCACCCAGTTGCTGCTACCCGCAATGTTGCCTCACGGTGAAGGCCGTATCATCCAGACCAGTTCTGTTCTGGGGCTGGTGTCCACGCCGGGGCGCGGCGCGTATGCCGCCAGCAAATATGCACTGGAAGCCTGGTCAGATGCGTTGCGTATGGAGCTCCACGGTAGCGGCCTGCACGTCAGCCTGATCGAGCCTGGCCCAATCAGTACGCGCTTTACCAGCAACGTCGCACAGACACAGACAGACAAGCCGGTGACCAATCCCGGCATCGCTAAACGCTTCACGCTGCCGCCGGAAGCGATATTGCCGAAGTTGCATCATGCGCTGGAAAGTTCGCGGCCTAAATTACGCTATCCCGTCACGCTGGTGGCTCACGCCTTAACCTGGCTGCGCCGCCTGCTACCGGGATGTCTGCTGGATAAGGTATTACGGGGATAA
- the ybbA gene encoding putative ABC transporter ATP-binding protein YbbA, which yields MFAKTSPASATPSETAHVENILEVHHLSKHVGQGENRLSILTGVELIVKPAQTIALIGESGSGKSTLLGILAGLDDGTEGEVSLMGKSLNALDEEGRAALRAQHVGFVFQSFMLVPTLNALENVQLPALLRGESDSHSRGQAEQLLQQLGLGERLHHLPAQLSGGEQQRVALARAFSGRPNVLFADEPTGNLDRKTGERIVDLLFSLNRDYATTLILVTHDEQLAARCERRLRLVDGKLREDA from the coding sequence ATGTTTGCGAAGACCAGCCCAGCGAGTGCTACGCCAAGCGAAACTGCGCACGTAGAAAACATTCTTGAAGTTCATCATCTTAGTAAGCACGTTGGTCAGGGAGAAAATCGGCTTTCCATCCTTACCGGAGTTGAGCTTATTGTCAAACCTGCGCAGACAATTGCCCTGATTGGCGAATCCGGTTCGGGCAAGTCAACGTTGCTGGGGATTCTGGCCGGGCTGGATGATGGCACAGAGGGCGAGGTGAGCCTGATGGGCAAATCGCTAAACGCGCTGGATGAAGAAGGCCGTGCGGCGCTGCGTGCTCAGCATGTGGGTTTTGTTTTTCAGTCTTTCATGCTGGTGCCGACGCTGAATGCGTTGGAGAACGTGCAATTACCTGCGTTGCTGCGCGGTGAAAGCGACAGCCATAGCCGTGGGCAGGCTGAACAGCTTTTACAGCAGCTCGGGCTAGGTGAGCGCTTACATCATCTTCCTGCCCAGCTTTCCGGTGGTGAACAGCAGCGGGTGGCGCTGGCGCGGGCGTTCAGCGGTCGTCCCAACGTCTTGTTTGCTGATGAACCGACCGGAAATCTGGATCGTAAAACCGGTGAGCGCATCGTTGATCTGCTGTTTTCCCTCAATCGCGATTATGCCACCACGTTGATTCTGGTGACGCACGATGAGCAACTGGCGGCACGCTGCGAGCGGCGTCTGCGGTTAGTCGATGGCAAGCTGCGGGAGGACGCATGA
- a CDS encoding co-chaperone YbbN: protein MLEQQATIVDVNESNLHQVLEHSMTLPVLFYFWSARSQHCLELEPVLDKLAQEYAGQFVLAKVDCDAEQRVAAQFGLRSIPTVYLFKDGQPLDGFQGPQPEEAIRELLKRALPKEEELKVAQAQQLIQEDKLPEAMQLLKDAWQLSQQRSDIGLMLAEVQIQIKRSEEAEAVLATIPLQDQDTRYHSLVAQIELLKQAADTPEIQHLQQQLDADPQNAELAVQLALQLHQVGRNEEALELLMGFLKKDLTVANGNARKTLMDIMAALGTSDALAARYRRQLYSLLY, encoded by the coding sequence ATGTTAGAACAACAAGCGACTATCGTTGACGTCAACGAATCCAACCTGCATCAGGTGTTGGAACACTCCATGACACTGCCAGTCCTGTTTTACTTCTGGTCAGCACGTAGCCAGCACTGTCTGGAGCTGGAACCGGTGTTGGACAAGCTGGCGCAGGAATACGCCGGGCAGTTCGTTCTGGCGAAGGTTGACTGTGATGCCGAGCAGCGCGTCGCCGCTCAGTTTGGCCTGCGTTCAATTCCAACCGTTTATCTGTTTAAAGATGGCCAGCCGCTGGACGGTTTTCAGGGGCCACAGCCGGAAGAAGCCATTCGTGAATTACTGAAACGCGCGCTGCCGAAAGAAGAAGAGCTGAAAGTCGCACAGGCACAGCAGTTGATTCAGGAAGACAAACTGCCGGAAGCGATGCAGTTACTGAAAGACGCCTGGCAGCTCAGCCAACAGCGTAGCGACATCGGTCTGATGCTGGCGGAAGTGCAGATTCAAATTAAACGCAGTGAAGAGGCTGAAGCCGTGTTAGCCACCATTCCTTTGCAAGATCAAGACACGCGCTATCACAGCCTCGTTGCGCAGATTGAGTTGCTAAAACAGGCAGCCGATACGCCGGAGATTCAGCATCTACAGCAGCAACTGGACGCCGACCCACAAAATGCGGAACTGGCGGTACAGCTGGCGCTGCAACTGCATCAGGTCGGTCGTAATGAAGAAGCACTTGAGCTGCTGATGGGATTCCTGAAGAAAGATCTGACCGTTGCTAATGGTAACGCGCGCAAAACGCTGATGGACATCATGGCCGCCCTCGGCACCAGCGACGCCCTCGCCGCCCGCTACCGCCGCCAGCTCTATTCGTTATTATATTGA